In a genomic window of Sus scrofa isolate TJ Tabasco breed Duroc chromosome 4, Sscrofa11.1, whole genome shotgun sequence:
- the ZNF572 gene encoding LOW QUALITY PROTEIN: zinc finger protein 572 (The sequence of the model RefSeq protein was modified relative to this genomic sequence to represent the inferred CDS: inserted 2 bases in 2 codons) translates to MEQEQKLLVSDPYGFTERESLKNTFTGEESKNNLETVHHNNSKADKERTSKWSKNDGPHSYKHEDTKEMPLIWSQAGKIECDDFCGNDGNSENQGNSTGKEEEEHSQWGWDPGEHTRTSVQQNISFRDKPYKCSECWKSFNNSSHLRTHQRTHSGEKPYKCSECGKCFSNSSHLIQHLRTHTGEKPYQCGECEKSFSNTSHLIIHERTHTGEKPYKCPECGKSFSSSSHLIQHHRSHTGEKPYECPVCGKCFSHSYVLVEHQRTHTGEKPYKCPECGKSFSQSSSLIRHQRTHTGEKPYKCPECXKNFGCNSTLIKHQRTHTGEKPYQCTECGKNFSRSSNLITHQKAHTGEKSYESSEYEESLSLNCSVIEEGRLQLGEKPYKCCECGKSFGLSSHLIRHQRTHTGEKPYRCSECWXTFSQSSTLVIHQRTHTGEKPYKCPDCGECFSQSFNLIRHRRTHIGEKPYKCTECEKCFSRSAYLSQHRKIHIAKSFAEFPLWRIGNESD, encoded by the exons ATGGAGCAAGAGCAAAAACTTTTGGTCTCAGATCCTTATGGCTTCACCGAGAGGGAGagtttgaaaaacacttttaCAG GAGAAGAAAGTAAGAATAATTTGGAAACTGTTCATCACAATAACTCTAAGGCAGATAAAGAGAGAACTTCAAAATGGTCTAAAAATGATGGCCCCCACAGTTATAAGCATGAGGACACAAAAGAAATGCCATTGATATGGTCCCAAGCTGGTAAGATTGAGTGTGATGATTTCTGTGGGAATGATGGCAACTCAGAGAATCAGGGAAATTCTacaggaaaagaggaggaagaacacAGTCAGTGGGGATGGGACCCAGGAGAACACACCAGGACCTCTGTCCAGCAGAATATATCCTTCAGGGACAAACCCTACAAATGTTCTGAATGTTGGAAAAGCTTCAATAACAGCTCTCATCTGCGAACTCACCAGAGGACCCACTCAGGAGAAAAACCTTATAAATGTTCTGAGTGTGGGAAATGCTTCAGTAACAGCTCTCACCTGATCCAGCACCTGAGAACACACACAGGCGAGAAGCCATACCAATGTGGCGAATGTGAGAAAAGCTTCAGCAACACCTCCCATCTTATTATCCATGAAAGAACTCACACGggagagaaaccctataaatGTCCTGAGTGTGGGAAGAGTTTCAGTAGCAGCTCGCACCTTATTCAGCATCACAGATCCCATACAGGTGAGAAACCGTATGAATGTCCAGTTTGTGGGAAATGCTTCAGCCACAGTTATGTCCTAGTAGAACATCAGAGGACCCACACGGGAGAAAAACCTTATAAGTGCCCCGAGTGTGGGAAGAGTTTTAGTCAGAGTTCTAGTCTGATTCGCCACCAGCGGACACACACAGGTGAGAAGCCCTACAAATGTCCTGAAT GGAAAAACTTTGGTTGTAATTCTACTCTAATAAAGCATCAGAGAACACATACAGGAGAAAAACCCTATCAGTGTACAGAATGTGGGAAGAATTTCAGTCGAAGTTCAAACCTTATTACACACCAGAAAGCACACACAGGTGAGAAATCCTATGAAAGTTCTGAATATGAAGAAAGTTTGAGTCTGAACTGCAGTGTGATAGAAGAAGGCAGACTCCAGCTAGGAGAGAAACCATATAAATGTTGTGAATGTGGAAAGAGTTTTGGTCTCAGCTCCCATCTCATTAGACATCAGAGAACACACACAGGAGAAAAACCTTACAGATGTTCTGAGTGTT AAACTTTTAGTCAGAGTTCCACCTTGGTGATTCACCAAAGGAcgcacacaggagagaaaccttatAAATGTCCTGATTGTGGTGAGTGCTTCAGTCAAAGCTTTAACCTTATCAGGCACCGGAGGACCCACATAGGAGAAAAACCTTACAAATGCACTGAGTGTGAGAAATGCTTCAGCAGAAGTGCCTACCTCAGTCAGCATCGGAAAATTCACATAGCAAAGTCTTTtgcggagttccctttgtggcgcattggaaacgaatccgactag